CCATGAGTTGTTTCTTTCTTTGTTACCGTTGATAAGTGAGGCGGTGCGTTTTGCTCAACATGAAACGCAGTCGTTTCTATAGTTTGTTACTAATCATATCAGATGTTGAGTCCATTTATTTGTGGCAGTTTTCATAATCAAGAACATGAAGATGATAAGATGATTCCCTGTATATCtccaacaagaaaaacaaaaaggagCAGCAAAGATAAGAATCCATATTCAACTAGAGGCCTAGACAAGTTTTCTGCAGATTTAGCTGAACTTGAAGAAAAAAGACAGCAAATTTATTTACAGGTTGCTTCATATATCTTTTGTTCGTGAGGAATTTGAGCAACAAATTGACGGCTTTGGTGGAGTagcaaaactaaaaaaaattacatagtGATATTAATTGAAGACAGACAATCACTCGTCCACCTCTTTAAATTCCGTATATTCTCATTCCTACTAGAAAACCACCATGCTACCTTTGAAAGTTCATAAAGTGGACGAGTCGAACTGTTTAGATTGGTTGTGGAAGGTTAACGCATCAACCATTATAATAGAGTTTGCAATAATCTTTAGTTTTTTCTGGTTAATTTGCTCACTGAAAAAACCCAATTGGCACTGTTCAGGGATCTGCAGTCACCAGCGAGAGCGAGATTATTACAAGTTCTAGGATGACTAAAGGAGTTGTTATTAGTGATGGTTTAGCGGgaaagaaaaatgaagatgAGCAGAGAGATTGGatgtttttttagagagagatgaGTTGGAGAGAGAGGACttagagagaggaagtgaaaGATGGAGAGAGGAGTTGTAAGGAAGGagataagggtattttagtaattttaaaaggagaaaggtattttagtaattgaataaagtgggtcccacttttttaaatgggtaaataaaaaaaatgctgAGGTGgcgcattgaccggtcatttttacctgctatacatTAAagttggaggtcacctataaggtcatacatattagtgagacaaattgaaggttgtacaccaaagtatgAAATGGGGTAAAGGttatacaccattgatgaaatttacccgagaaagcttcaaaaaatgtgattttggaaaataaaaaatgtggtttcatggtaaatatcattctggacaactttaattcttgaatgttttcattttgaagtcgttaacgATCATTTTGAAGAATTAGTTAAAGTTCAGTAactaccggtgttaaaaagtataaagttcaggggtcattagtgtaatttaccccataattaatgaattttatattggttaacttaaaaaaattcTCCCTCATGTAATGGTTGGACAATAAGTATTCAAATATTAAAAGACACATAGACCAAGACAAAAATTTTAATGCTTagaccaaaaaactaaactaaaaattcttggAAAACCAAAACGATTTATATTttgggaaaaaattaaaatgacttatataatgggaCGGAGAGAGTATTAGAAAGTTAATTTATCTTTACAATATTAACAAAGCTAATTGAATGGTTCTTAAGACCTTatgattttatttattctatattgTATTCTGATTTTCACTAAAATTACTTTCTAAAacgacttatataatggaacgGAGTTGGAAAGTTAATTTATCTTTACAATATTAACAAAGCTGATGGAATAGTTCTTAAAACCTCatgattttatttattctatatatatatatatattgtattctgattttcattaatgaaattttctttattatttaaaaaaaaacatttaaattttaagtacgaacaaaccaaaattaaaaaatcgattacattttataatttaaattaaattataaaatatatatgttatatctacttatatatttttatatggtTAATTGAAtagaattttattatatatattacaatGTCATTAGGTTTAATCAACTGGTTAAATCCATTAAGTTTTACATCAATTATCAACCATTAATGTTTACATCAATTATCAATCCAGTTCGAATTGGGACTTTTAAAACAGCCTATTTTTGTAGCATATATCCAACAAAATCcatggtggtggtggtggtgataTTCAAATCTAATATACTAATTCATTGCGGCTTTGCTCCGGGACCAAAACATCCCCCTTTATCATATCTACTTCACCCACATTTTACCTCTAATGAATAATTGCTCTGTTTCGCCACCTATATCTCTCATGTCTTCTTCATTTAAAGTTCTCACCCAACACTTGCACAAGTCTCatttctcctctttctctcttccATGTCCTCATCTCCCCTCTACCGTCTCTTTTCTTCGCTGTTACTCTTGTAAGCCCCTCTTTCCTTCTTGTCCGCTTTCTGTTTGTAGAATTGTCTCGCTTATCATCGGTggtttttttttcctaattgaATTGTGAACAGCGTCTAATTTACTGTAAAATTACTGTTTGGAGATGTTTCATTCCCTgtgatttcatctatttttgCAGCACTGCATTCTGATTCATTTATGGAGGTGGTTAAAGCTGTTTATAAGCAGGGGAATGCGGCTGCAGATAGCATTGCTATTAGAGCTGACCAGAAGGATTACACTTATGCCCAACTCATTTCATCTGCCTGTAATATCTCTAATCTTCTCTGCGACGCTGGAATAAAGACAGTGAGTTTAATTGTACTTTTTCATTTACTTTTCTTAATTCAGCAAATTTATGATCTCTCGTGAATCATGATTTCGTGTATCAATTGAATTTTAAGCTTTTTCAAAGGTTGTGTACAAATGTTAATTACTGGTTTATTTTCtagtttgttattttttgtttgtCCCCTGTTCCTGGTGAAATTTTTGAGGTGAACTACTTTCATCAGGAAAGGTAGCCGCAAAGACTTTTGGGAATTGTGTCATATCTCTTGCTCTCACTTCAATATTTCTCATCAGAGTACAGTTAAAATATTTCTTGATTATTTAGACTTGTGAAGATAGCTAACTCTAAAATCTTTCTTGTAGGATGGTCATGCTAGAGGAAATAGGGATCTTGGTGGAGCTCGAATTGGGATTGTGGCCAAACCTTCAGCTGAGTTTGTTGCTGGAGTACTAGCTACTTGGTTTAGTGGAGGTGTTGCAGTTCCACTTGCACTTAGCTACCCCGAAACAGAGCTCTTGCACGTGATGAATGATTCGGTATGCCCAAAGAAAACCTTTTGTCCTACTTATTTAGTGCGCATTTACTGCATTGAGTTCTTCTGTATGTGCCCATTGCTGGTGCTGATTAATACttgtttattttcttaatttagTGATGAGCTGTTATGTTATGATATAATTGTTCTTTATGCATTCCAAAGACATCTGCATGTTGGCTCTTGTGCATCTTCCACGGATGATTGATTATATAACATGGTGTGCACTAAAAAGTATGATGATGTCCTAATATTCAAGCTTGTTTTCTAGCCTatcttatgattttttttgtatgtCTTCTACGAACTAGCCTAATATTATATATAGCAAGAAGACAGCACCAACCGATCTGGACTTTCTTTAAGGGGGGAAATTTAGAAGCTTTCAACTTTCCTGGCTCACTACTATCTATCCTATAAAAGCCATCTCTCTCTTTCCTCAACTAAGTCGAACCTTGCTTATCCCCGCCCTGCTCCTTGGATAATGTCTTCCCCCGTGCTTGAGTAGAACTAGCTTCCCAATTATGCTAGATGGCATGAAAGAAAACTACTTTTTCATTTCATCACATCACACAGGCTTCACTCCTGGAACTGATATTCTATACATGGTCATGTTAGTATGTCTTCTACGAACTagtataatattatatatagattcaaAGACATACTAACATGACCATGTATAGAGTATCAGTTCCAGGAGTGAAGCCTGTGTGATGTGATGAAATGAAAAAGTAGTTTTCTTTCATGCCATCTAGCATAATCTTCGTTATTTCACTTTGCTTCCCTCCTAATCAGTTTTATCATACATCTCTGATTTATATTTGACTTGTAGGAAatttcttttgtattgagtaccGAAGATTATCAAGAATTGTTGCAAAATGTTGCTACTAAATGTGCTGCTCAATTTTCCCTCATTCCATCCGTTTCTAGTATTTCTTCACATGCAACTGCAGATCATCATTCTCAAATTGGAGTATTGGATATAGAAAGAGGTATGTTGAGGAATATTGCAAACTTATATTAGATTGGTAGTTTCTTATTCTAAGAAATATAAAGTCATGTCTTGTACAACCAAACGAGATACAGATACAAATTTCTTCTTCGTCTTGAAAACTTTGGGCTTGGTGCAGGTGAAGATCCAGCTCTTATTGTCTATACAAGCGGCACAACAGGTAGACCCAAAGGTGTCGTGCATACTCATAAAAGTATTACTGCACAGGTAACTCTTTGCCTGTGTATCATTTTGTATTTTAGTGACCCTGTGAAATGGCTGTCTATTCAACATTAATTAATGGTGTTGATAAATGAAGGTATAAGCAGACCATGGtgaactctaatgtaatttcaGTTGGTGGATAGCTGCCAGAAATTGCTTATTTTTACCATCGTAACTAATTTGGAACCATACACGTATATGAAACAGTATAGTGTTAAGACTGATGCCAACTAATGCGAATAAACAATGTTCCTTTCTTTTGTTCTCTAATTTGACCTTAACACTTATTGTGCTGTTGGGTTGACTTGCAGGTCCAAACCTTAGCGGAAGCTTGGGAATATAGGTCTACTGATCAATTTCTCAATTGTCTACCTTTACATCATATCCTTTGTTTGCAATTTGCTTGGATTCTACAATAATGTCTTTACAAATAGAAGTAGGTTACATGTACTGCGTGCAGACGCTGTTTCTGTCATTTTTTAGTGTGTTATGCACAAGATTTTGCATCAAGCTGATCCTTAACTCATGTCGTACATGTTCACGGGCTTTTCAATGCTCTTTTTGCCCCTATCTATGCAGGTTCTACGGtaatttttgtattttgtgTGCTTTAATGCAAACATGTGCATATGTACACATATATGTACTcatcagtcttgatcacatgcactttaatgagcatgtagaattttctcattcaccgttagatctaggcttattagaatcctaaggtggagattcaaagcatcccgaggcttagatttaataagcctatatctaacggtgaatgagcaaattcacttgctcattaaggtgcatgtgaacatTCCTGTACGTACTCATACTGGAAAATTTTAGTTAGTTTGGTTTATCTCTTTTGTCATGgttgtaatatatgtttttgatATATTGAAGGTTGAGTTCATGACAAAATTTAGCGTTAGGGGAATCTGGCAAAGATGGCGAGAATCATTTCCAGCAAATGGGAGCAAATCTGACAATGCTATAACAGTTTTTACAGGAGTGAGTATTCTGTATAAGGCATGAAATGCTGATTGAGTTAACTCTTTGACTGACCATATCATTCAtgtattattgttatttttctcAGTGGCTACATGAATAATTTTCTACAATTTTCTACCTTTTATGATTTCTCTGGACTTTCCATTTTCACTGCACATCAGCTACTGTGGTTTATGATCTTACCATTTTAAAACTGTTGGGATATTGTGTCACTATATGAGATCAAAATGAGAGATGTTCTCTTGCTATTTTCTTCGCATATTATTTCCCAGTTCAAGTTCTGCTTTATTATTGCAGATATTTTAGTTATCTCCAAAGTTTAGGAATAGCTGCTTTTCCTTTGAAATTTTCAGCATAAAGTAATAATGTAATATAAAGCTGTATTCTTTTCTAACATTCAGGTTCCAACCATGTACACTCGATTGATACAAGGTTATGAAGCAATGGACCCAGAACTTCAACAAGCCTCTGCCTCTGCTGCAAGACAATTACGCCT
The window above is part of the Euphorbia lathyris chromosome 3, ddEupLath1.1, whole genome shotgun sequence genome. Proteins encoded here:
- the LOC136222370 gene encoding probable CoA ligase CCL8; its protein translation is MNNCSVSPPISLMSSSFKVLTQHLHKSHFSSFSLPCPHLPSTVSFLRCYSSLHSDSFMEVVKAVYKQGNAAADSIAIRADQKDYTYAQLISSACNISNLLCDAGIKTDGHARGNRDLGGARIGIVAKPSAEFVAGVLATWFSGGVAVPLALSYPETELLHVMNDSEISFVLSTEDYQELLQNVATKCAAQFSLIPSVSSISSHATADHHSQIGVLDIERGEDPALIVYTSGTTGRPKGVVHTHKSITAQVQTLAEAWEYRSTDQFLNCLPLHHVHGLFNALFAPIYAGSTVEFMTKFSVRGIWQRWRESFPANGSKSDNAITVFTGVPTMYTRLIQGYEAMDPELQQASASAARQLRLMMCGSSALPLPIMEQWEKITGHRLLERYGMTEFVMAISNPLEGPRKAGTVGKPFPGVQVKIVKDENEDDANGLGELCVKSPSLFKEYWKLPKVTNESFTDDGFFKTGDAGKIDEDGYYIILGRTSADIMKVGGFKLSALEIESVLLEHPVVAECCVLGLPDKDYGDSVSAIIVVEEALKKKRERDSKPSLTLEELCEWAKEKLAPYKLPTRLFLWDSLPRNAMGKVNKKELKKQLSAEQ